The genomic stretch TTTCTTGACCCTTTAATTTTAGTTAAAATGTCATGAACCCCAACTAATTCTAATATTTCTCTTGAAGCAGAACCAGCTATTACTCCAGTCCCTTCATATGCTGGTGCCATCCATAAAGTAGTTGCTCCCCATTTACCTGTAATTTCATGAGGTATTGTATTATTCTTTAAAGATATTTTTACAATATTTTTCTTTGCAGCTGCAACAGCTTTTCTTATAGCATCAGGAACACCATTTGCTTTTCCTAGTCCTAATCCTATTTTACCTTCTCCATCTCCAACAGCAGCTAATACTGAGAAAGATATAGTTCTTCCTCCCTTAGTTGTCTTAGAAACTCTAGATATCTTCAATAGTTTTTCTTGATATTGATTATCTTCTCTGTTCAACAAGTGAAATCCTCCTCTCTTAGAAATTAGAAGCTTAATCCAGCTTCTCTAGCCGCTTCTGCAAGAGCCGCTACTCTTCCTGTATATTTATATCCTGATCTATCAAAAACGATAGCATCTATTCCTTTTTCTTTAGCTCTTTCAGCGATTGCTTTTCCAACGGCTTTTGCTGCTTCTACATTTCCACCGTTAGCAATACTTCCTTTTAATGCTTTATCTATTGTAGATGCAGAA from Fusobacterium hwasookii encodes the following:
- the rplR gene encoding 50S ribosomal protein L18, with the translated sequence MFKKVDRKASRQKKQMSIRNKISGTPDRPRLSVFRSNTNIFAQLIDDVNGVTLVSASTIDKALKGSIANGGNVEAAKAVGKAIAERAKEKGIDAIVFDRSGYKYTGRVAALAEAAREAGLSF
- the rpsE gene encoding 30S ribosomal protein S5; amino-acid sequence: MLNREDNQYQEKLLKISRVSKTTKGGRTISFSVLAAVGDGEGKIGLGLGKANGVPDAIRKAVAAAKKNIVKISLKNNTIPHEITGKWGATTLWMAPAYEGTGVIAGSASREILELVGVHDILTKIKGSRNKHNVARATVEALKLLRTAEEIAALRGLEVKDILS